cttttcatcttcccaggCAAGCTGTTTTTGAAGCATTTATCATCATCTCCAGGGTTTTCTGGGGGTTATAGCTCCATATTGTTAGGTACTCCTTGTACATCGTTGATTGTTATAAACTTTTGTCTGGTTCCAGATTTGTGATTATCCGCCGGGAAAAACTTATCCAGGATCACATGGCAAAGCTTCAGCTGAATTTGCGACCTGTAGATGTAGATCCAGAATGTTTGCGCTGGACTCCTGTCATAGTCTCTAATTCTGTCgtctcagaggaggaggaagaggaggctgaggaaggagaaaatgaagagccGCAGTGCCAGGAAAGAGAATTAGAGACGAGTGTAAGGGCATGAGTAGTCTCTATTTTTGATGACAGAAGgatatatttttggttttcatggGTATTTGTGATATATATTACGATATCTTCACCCAACAAAGTAAATTCACATTAGAATTTCAGAGTTTATTTCAATAATAGAAATTTCAGAGAGACTGggttttgtttacttatttgtatatttttaagccTTGGATGATTAGACCTTCAAATTTGTTATAATGGGTCACTTATGACTAAATGTGTCTTACCAGACTGCCAATGTGCAACTAAATTTTAAGCTGTATAGTAATTGAGGAATCTGAATTGAATCTAAATCTGACtgttgttaaaaaagaaatgaagatacaCTTTCCTTAAGCTAAAACATTAAGGAAATATTGTAAACATGTGTATGTTTTCTCGTAGAGCACTAACTAGTTCAGTGGGTACCCAAATGTCTTTAGTCATTAAAGGGTTAATGAGGGATTATACTACATTGtgtagttttcagtatttttcttcatgtgatgcatacctttctctcctttctctgttctttttgtttggAAGCAGCActttcatcctttaaaaatctGTCCTCCTTTGACAAACGTAAACAGTTTTCATGCCCCTGTTTAATGTAActtacttttcaaaatgaaattaaatattcagaataaaaataaatcaaaataatgacagaaattttctttcatttttttcaaacaccCCCTTTCTCTTGCCCATGCCCCAAAGCTCACCTCTTCTCTCTTAGATTTTTGTTCCTCAGAAATTTCATAACGTCTCTCATTTAACATTTCTAAGAACGGTTAATACTCACTCTGTTGATTGCAGATGGTGTTGCGTGATGGTTGAGCACACTAGCTCTTGAGTCAGACTGCTGGGTTAATCCCAGCTTCACATTTGCCAGGGCATGACCCGGGGCAAGTTCCTTAGAGGTTTTGTGCCTCAGTTAccccatttgtaaagtggggatagaATAATAACACTTCATacaattgtgaggattaattgaaaCCTATAAAGCGTTTAAAACAGTGGctaacaagaaatatttatgttaGCTATTAAATAATTAGTAATGtccttttttaaagctttattatgTGTCGGTATTTAAAAGGTAAGAATAGGAGATAAAACCAAATGAGACTGAAAAATTAACCAGCAcggttttattttctaaaatcaggTGGGAAAGTCTGCATCTCGGGAGAATAAAGAACAAGATTCTTATTCTTCagtagaaagtgaaaagaaaccaGAAGTTATGGCACCAGCTAGTTCTACACGTTTGAATAAACAAGTCCTTCCCCGCGATACTCTTCCTGCGAATAATCAGCCATCTCGGAGAGGCCGCTGGgggaggaagaacagaaaaaCCCAGGAACGTTTTGATGATAAAGATTCTAAACTGCTCTTGGAAGAGACATCAGCTCCTCAGGAACAATATGGAGAACATGAGGAAAAATCGGAAACCTCCCAAGAACAATACACTGAAAGTGAGGAACAGCTGGCAGCCTCTCAGGAGCAGCCGAGCCAGGATGGGAAGCCAGAGATCCCCAAAAGAAGACTGAGTGAGGGGGTTGAGCTCTGGCGAGGACAGCTGAAGAAGGGCCCCGCGGCCCTGAAGTGTCGGCTCCCAGAAGGCAATGACGGACTGCCCCGTCGCTATAGTGATGGTGACAGGGCTCTCCTCAGGGGCTTCAGTGAGAGCAGCgaggaggaagaagagccagAAAGTCCCCGCTCCACCTCCCCGCCAGTTCTTACGAAGCCCACGTTGAAGCGAAAGGTAAGGCGTTTCTTTGACACgtcttctcttcctccagttGCAGCTGATTATATTTAGTGTCCTGTCCTAGAGTGGAAAGAGTAATTTAGAAATGCCAagtgtgttattttttaaactttgtctCAGTATATTGTAGCTTATGGTCTTCTCACTGAACGTTTGAAATGTGTATGTGACTTCTTTTGTTCATGGAAGTTAATTTTGAAGTCTTAAGCTTATGTAAGGACTGACAACTTTTTCAGCTTGCTGGTTTGATGTTCAAGTCATGACttttagggatttttaaaatattttaaaaagtgtgtacagattaagaaatgtttatattagaagACGAGAGGGAAGTATTACACAGTCTGATGGAGAGTGGACATAATGGTGCCCTCTGTGGGGATGAGGAGGGTGAAGCCATTCATGTTCTTTTGGACAGTGCTATTTTCCGTGTACTCTTTCcgcccttctctctcttcccttcacccCCCCAGTGGTTTGACTTAAccttgttttaaagatattttctaaacTATGTTTCATCATCTTTCAAAGTTTGAATGATAGCCAGTTTGTTAATAAATGCTgtgtgatgatgataatgaattCTCTTAAACTGTATACCAGAAATATGCCAGGCTGTGGAGTGAACTTTAAGCGTTGCCACAAGCCAGCCAGTCTAAAGTATGTCAGCTCCCTGGATGAGCCACTGTGGAGTAGTAGGGTGACAGCTTTGGTCCAAAGCAATAAAATCGTTCCTTTCCTTAGCAGAGCCTTAAAGAAAAGAGGTAGGGCTGTTTATCAAAAAGAACCTTtgaattttagaacagttttagatttacagaattattgCAAAGAAAGGACAGAGAGTTCCTGTATGCTGCATGCCCAGTTTTCCCTATTACTAACTTCTTATAttggtatggtacatttgtcagaAATGTTATTAGCTAGAGTCCAtcctttattcagatttcctctgttttccttaatgccctttttctgttccaggatcccatccagcaAACATTACATTTAGTAGTCTTATTTCtttaggctcctcttggttgtggcaatttctccttgtttttgaCGACCATGATGGTTTGGAGGAGTACTGGCTAGGTATTTTATAGAATCCGTCATGATATTAGAATGGGGTAATGTGTTTTTTGGGAAggagaccacagaggtaaagtaccATTCTCATCACGTTATATAAAGGGTATCTACTCTCAGTAAAGGTCTGTGTACCAGATACAAGGGTGTTTACTATCACTGTGACTTTTCACTGTTGATGTTAACTTCAATCACCTGGCTTCAGCTTGTGTTTGTCCGGTTTCTGTACTATAAGgttactcttttttcccccatttccatactgtactctttggaagaaagtcgctgtccacagcccacacttaagatATGGGGAGGTGTACTCTGCTCCTTAAGAGCAGAATATCTGTGTTAATTATCTGGAGTTCTGCTGGGAGATTTATCCGTTCTCCCTCGTCGATGCGTTTCTTCAGGCGTTTGTTTCCCTCAGTGTGGACTCACATGTTTACTTTGTACTTTGAGCTAGGATCCAATGCTTCTGCTTTATTGAATCTGTTGCTCCAGTTGCTCCAGCTTTGGCTGTTGGGAACTCTTTCAGTTTTGCCCCTGTGTCCCTGTAACATACATACCCTCACCATTGTgagggggtttttttgttttgttttgagcacttccttacttgcTGGTACTACAAGATGTTGTAGTTTCCACTTCTGTGTTTCATGCCCCAATCTAataatcagccatttctccaaagagtaGGGCCATGTTTAACCTAGTTTGAAAATTGTATTCTCAACCAAGGGCTGGTAAATTTgaagtggagaaaaactgaacacTGAGTAACTCTGCTATTAATTACATGACCATGAAGAGTATATCTTTGCCATCCTAGGTTTATATTGcctgtttataaaataaaattatgctatTTCCCTGTGTAAGAAAGAGAATGTTGTGACAGGCAGTGGGATCCTGtacaacatattttttaagttcttgaAGAAATTTGCTTGACTGGGAGTCAGAAACTACATTTTACAACCATTTCTATACTGACTGGATGTGTAATCTTATGCAAGTCCTGTAACCTTTCTGGCCTCTATAGAGTGAGGGAGATGGGATTAGATCATTTGTGGTGCATcagctttattattttgtgttatcTGTTGTGTGGTTTAAGGTATTCGATCAAGTCTAGTACAGAATTGTGCCTAATGTGCTAAGTTTCagtaacatatttattttactttggaaATGCTTCCGTGACATCAAGTAAATACATATTGGCTACATTCCACTGTAACTCTTTCTGGATAGCTCATGAAAATGGCATATAGCTTTACTGATAGTTCTGCTGACATTCATAGTAGAGCTATGAAACGAACAGAaagggttttattctttttcttctcttgaggaAAAGATAAGTTAAGGGAACTTGCCTTTGTGTCCTTACAGTACTGAAATAGGCAGCTCCCTAGGGTGTTAAATTGAACTGAACAGTTAATAAGGGAATTATAATATCTGCTTTTTGGGCATGCCTGCTTGTTCTTTTACAAAGCTGTATTTAATTATCCAACATCTTTGTATCTATGATACTTTGTGTATAGTGTCTTACTACatagtattttgaaataatatccaaaatatctttTGGCAGATAGCATCCTCCTTTTATATATGCTAATTCTAttagattttaaaactattaatcATATTATTAATGGAAATGATAGTGTTCGTTActgtaaataaaatactttttgcttttaaatagaaACCGATTCTTCACCGAAGAAGGAGAGTCCGAAAGCGCAAACACCACAATAGCAGTGTGGTCACAGAAACTATCTCTGAAACTACAGAGGTATTGGATGAGCCTTTTGAAGACTCTGACTCTGAGAGGCCGATGCCAAGGTTAGAACCCACGTTTGAGATtgatgaagaagaagaggaagaggatgaaaatGAACTCTTCTCTAGAGGATACTTCCGTCATTTGTCCTCACAGGATGTTCTCAGGTGTCGATCCTCTTCTAAGAGGAAGTCgaaagatgaagatgatgatgaagagtCAGATGATGCTGATGGTATGTTTTACAGAACTGTTGCTTAGTGTAGTTTTATTGTCTGTAAAGATACAGCAGTGATAGCTGCAGACCCTTCACCAAGAAGCTGAAAAATGAACACAGCCCACTAAGCCAGTAAAGGACAACTTGGTGATCACTAAAAAGTTGTATCAAGTATATTCATCCACATTTTCTCACTTAGTCCTCTGTCCTTTTAAAGtgcttttttctagtttcccCTTCAACTCAGGACCTATTTTTGCTTCTCCGGAAAGTACCTTGCTGTTAGGAAATTGTTCTTTTTTGCCTAATCCTTTCTCGGCCATTATCTAAATCTTTAGTTAATGGGTAGATTGGACTTAGCATCAGGAAGATATTTAAGTAACAACTCTTTCCTAGAATGTGCACTCTATAGACTTAAGCTGTTTTGCTAATTGTTGTATGCTGAGTGCTTaaaataagtgctcagtaaatattgttaaataaataaatgctgagaAGATGGTTCTTAAGTAAGATCAGGTTCACGTAAATTGGACTTGCTTCAAACCTGTTCAGGAATCCTTCCTGAATCATCTCTGTAATGTGTCTTACCCAACAGGTAgtaaatttctaataaaaatggtAACAATACCTCAAAATAGGTTAAATTTTATAGCATAGCAAAAAATTCAAtggtttacttttaaaatagccTTGTTGTCATTTCCtctttagagataaagaaactgaggttcacatAAGAGCTGAGTCACAAATTAGTCATTTGCATCCTAGCCTCAAGTTTTTGCCCGTGTCTTGTGCTGCCTGGCAACTACAGTGTTTGCCTTCCATGAGGTCAAACTGAACTTTTCTACTTTGCTGGGTGAATTTGAGGGAATCTAGTTGTCCACCTCTAGTACATAAACCTATAGGTTTTATGtagctttttattcttcttttaaaaatcaattcactCAATTTCAAATCTAGTAGATAACTTGCATTTTCTCCATTCTCATATTTTTACGTAATAAACACTTTTAATATAGTGATAAGATGGCTGAATTCTTTGCTTTATTATGAATGATTTTCCagagttttattatattttatacttatatatatttatgtatgttatattttGAGATATATAACTAAAAATTTATTCTGTAAATTTGGCACTTTTGTAAAATTCTGTCTTGGATCATCGTAGACTAAAATAGTATCCCCTGTTTAAGTTCCTGTTGACTTGCACAAATTTTCTCTGAGGCAGCCatttcctgtgtttattttcaAGTTATTATTGCTGCTATACCTTTTTAGCTCTCTGCCCAAAATCCTGTTGTTGCTTTGGTgttcttccttttaaaagttaatgGGAAATGTGAATGTACTTTAATGTCACACCAAACTGTATACCtaagaatggttaaaatggtaaattttatgctatgtatgttttactacaattttttaaaatagaaaaaattaatggggaagaaataatgataatatcaaatttatttttaataaaccatTGTCATTGGTACTTTAACTTTTTCTTCAGGTCAATATTTGTCTAAGACTAAACGCCCTGCAGTTATTCCCATACAGACACGACATTGATTGATCAATTATTCATGTAGGATTGCTTAATCATGGCCTAGAGTAATTGGCTTATGTTACTACCTGAAGTAATGATTTTAtagaaactaagaaaaccagagagaaaatataaattgcaaacagaaaaaaaaggagaagaaatgagttAATTTGTAACTTATACAATAAAGGCAACTTGTCTAAAGTAGCTGTAATAACTACTTAGTATTTGCATCTTTATAAAGcttagctccattttatagataatgaaaCTGAATCTTAGAGTAACTTCCCAAAGCCATACAAATGGTGATGATAAActtgaactgattttttttttttaagattttattttttcctttttctccccaaagccccccagtacatagttgtgtattcttcgttgtgggtccttctagttgtggcatgtgggacgctgcctcagcgtggcttgacgagcagtgccatgtctgcgcccaggattcgaacctacgaaacactgggccgcctgcagtggagcgcgcgaacttaaccactcagccatggggccagccccaacttgaACTGATTTTAACTAGTGGATGGTAGCAGAATGTTGACCAGGAATCTGTGATTTTTCTGCCAATTCACTATGTGACTTTAGAAGATGTTGTTAATTAGATTTCTCCTTTAGATTCTTAACTTGAAAGATAATCAGGAGTTTGTGATGATTAATAAGATCATGTCTGTTGTACATGTAGTCTCAGAAAAAGGCACTAGATTGTGTaacctatttttattattattttttatctctcttGTATAGATACTCCTATCCTAAAGCCAGTATCTCTCTTGAGAAAATGTGATGTGAAGGATTCTCCACTTGAGCCAGATACATCCACgcctatgaaaaagaaaaagggatggCCCAAAGGCAAGAGCCGCAAACCAATCCACTGGAAGAAAAGACCTGGTCGCAAACCAGGATTTAAATTGAATCGGGAAATCATACCCGTTTCTGCTCAAGAATGCATTGTTGAGTCCATTGTCCCCATTCCTAAACCTGGACGTAAACCCAAAATTCAAGAGAATGAAGAAACTGTTGAACCAAAAGAAGACTTGCCTTTAactgaagacaggaaagaagagatgCATGTGGAAGCAGAAGAGGttgaagagggagaagaagataCAACCAGCAGTGAAGTTAGAGCGGCTTCTCCAGTGGATAGCAGCAATAGTCCTgagacagaaatgaaagaacctgaggtagaggaggaagaagagaaacccCGTGGCCTAGAAGAACAGAGGCAGTCAGAGGAAGAGCAACAAGAACTGgaagagcaggagcaggaggaggaggacgaagTGACTGTGGAAACAAACCGGAATGAAGACCATGATgcagatgatgaagatgatggtcATCTGGAGTCTACAAAGATAAAAGAGCTAGAGGATCAGCCTGTTAGAGAAGACGTCAAGGAGGAGCCTGGTGGTCAGGAGTCTTTTTTAGATACTAGTATGCAGAGCAGTAGGGAGAATATAAAGGATAAAGATGAAACAGAACCAGATTCTGAAGAGGAGCAGACTTCCCATGAAACATCAGTGGTATCGGAGCATATGCCAGGGTCTGAGGATGATCATGAAGAAGATTCAAActctaaagaagaattaattgagttaaaagaggaagaagagattcCTCATAGTGAACTGGATCTGGAAACTGTGCAAGCAGTGCAATCTTTGACTCAAGAAGAAAGCAATGAGCATGAGGGAGCCTACCAGGACTGTGAAGAGACTCTGGCAGCTTGTCAGACCCTGCAGAGTTATACCCAGGCTGATGAAGACCCTCAGATGTCAATGGTTGAAGACTGCCAGGCTTCAGAACATAATAGTCCCATATCTTCTGTTCAGTCTCATCCTAGCCAGTCCGTCCGTTCAGTCAGCAGTCCCAATGTGCCTGCCCTTGAAAGTGGTTATACCCAGATCAGCCCAGAACAAGGATCCCTGTCCGCACCCTCTATGCAGAACATGGAGACCAGCCCCATGATGGATGTGCCTTCCGTATCAGACCACTCTCAGCAGGTGGTAGACAGTGGCTTCAGTGATCTGGGCAGCATCGAGAGCACCACAGAAAACTATGAGAACCCTAGCAGTTATGATTCCACGATGGGTGGCAGCATTTGTGGGAATAACTCTTCCCAGAGCAGCTGCTCCTATGGTGGGTTGTCATCCTCCAGCAGCCTCACCCAGAGCAGTTGTGTTGTCACTCAGCAAATGGCAAACATGGGCAACAGCTGCAGCATGATACAGCAGAACAATGTCCAGCCTGCTACCAACTGCAACATCAAGTCACCTCAGAGTTGTGTGGTGGAGAGGCCTCCTAGTAACCagcagcagccgccgccgccaccaccgcagcagcaacagcagcagcagcagcagcagcagcaacaacaacaacaacaacaaccagcACCACAGCCTCCACCACCCCAGCAGCCGCAGCAGCCACCGCCGCCTCAGCCCCAGCAGcctcaacccccacccccacccccgcagcAGCCCCCCCTGTCACAGTGTAGTATGAATAACAGTTTCACTCCAGCGCCTATGATAATGGAGATACCAGAATCTGGAAGCACTGGGAACATAAGTATCTATGAGAGGATTCCAGGGGATTTTGGTGCCGGCAGCTACTCTCAACCGTCAGCCACCTTCAGTTTAGCCAAGTTGCAGCAGCTGACTAACACCATTATGGACCCTCATGCCATGCCTTATAGCCATTCTCCTGCTGTGACTTCCTATGCAACCAGTGTTTCTCTGTCTAATACAGGACTGGCTCAGCTAGCTCCGTCTCATCCATTAGCGGGAACCCCTCAAGCACAAGCCACCATGACACCGCCCCCAAACTTGGCATCCACTACCATGAACCTCACGTCACCTCTGCTACAGTGCAACATGTCTGCCACCAACATTGGCATTCCTCACACTCAGAGGTTGCAGGGGCAGATGCCAGTCAAGGGGCATATTTCCATCCGCTCCAAATCTGCGCCACTGCCCTCTGCAGCTGCTCACCAGCAGCAGCTGTATGGCCGCAGCCCACCAGCGGTGGCCATGCAGGCTGGCCCTCGTGCGTTGGCTGTTCAGCGTGGCATGAACATGGGGGTTAATTTAATGCCAACCCCTGCCTATAATGTCAATTCCATGAATATGAACACTTTGAATGCCATGAACAGCTATCGAATGACACAGCCTATGATGAACAGCAGTTACCATAGTAACCCTGCTTACATGAACCAGACAGCACAGTATCCTATGCAGATGCAGATGGGGATGATGGGGAGCCAGGCCTATACCCAGCAGCCTATGCAGCCAAACCCTCATGGAAACATGATGTACACTGGCCCCTCCCATCACAGCTACATGAATGCTGCTGGTGTGCCCAAGCAGTCACTCAATGGACCTTACATGAGAAGATGAGCAAGATGAACTTgcaattaaaaacttaaatatatataaataaaggaaCCTTTTATACTGACAAACCAGAGAAAAATGGACCTTTTTTCCAGTTAAAATATTGCTGTAGATTTAGAGgaatttttctttggtttattttattttttagaaaacctcgtcttctctttttttgggtTCATTTTGTTCTGGGTTTTGGTTTTCTTCACAATCTTGAACATTTTACAATAGAACTCATCTAAAAATGGATTTGGGGATAGGGGAAACATGCACAAAatcttttcataattaaaaagagCCTTACTTTCTTTACACACCACGTGGACAGAATTTGTGTAAAAGtgaattctctttattttcagatgtgtGTTTCTCCTCACTGTTTGCAGCTCCCaatgttgtcatttttaaatgttatgtacACATCTCGAGGATTAACCAGACCCTTTCCTCCAAACCCAACCTTTCATTTCCTACTTCATTCCAGCAGGAGGCACTTACGGGAGACTCGGATGGGGACATGGAGAACAATCCAAGCTCCTTaaacttattattattgttaatattattattattattattaagaaagtGAGGCAGGAAAATGCTTCTCCTTTTAAAATCCCCTCcactccctacacacacacacacacacacacacacacacacgcacgcacctCTTGAAACCTTTCCCCAAGAATGTTTCTTTATAGATGGACTtcattgaaatgtttttcttaaatcaaGTGTAATATAATTTTCGTTTGTTCTTTTACTATTCCCACTCAGCACTCAGAGACACAAAAATACTGTAAGTCTCAATTAACAGCAGAATCTCAGAGGAAAGCTGTTTGCAATCCTAATTCATCCTTGGAGGGATAGAGATGATCAATTAACaatcaaaaaagaggaaattaaccTCTTGCTTTTTACCACCTGGTGAATCAGCCATAATGCACATATTCCACGCAGCCTCTTGTTTTCAGTATGTACTTTGAGATGCTAAGGGTCTTGATTCTTGAGCCTTTGACTCTAATTAAACTCAAACAGCAGTCCCCAGTAATTAGCCTCTTCCATTCTTACGTAAAGTGTTGGTGGATGACTGTACATTTCAGTGATTTGAAAAATACCTGACAAACCTTTGACACTGTTTACTTTATGTTGGAAGAGATGATGCAGAATGTGTGTCGTGAGGGAGATCATGGTGTGAGTTTTATAGCTACTTCAATGATACATACCTctagttttcatttgtcttttgagaTCCTGAGTTCATCCCCTGTGAATCAGATTgcaccagcccctctcctgtgAGTGGCTAAAGAGAAGAGGGATAAACCAACCACCAGCATAGTCAGGCAAATCTGGACAGAGGGTTTTAGCCGGCTCCTATGTTACTcacaattccattttcttttgtgcaGCCAGTTTGCCCATTCTCTTCCTATTACTTGCTCCAGggataggtaaaaaaaaaatatatatatatatacacatatatatatatacacacacacacacacacacacacatatatatatatatgttccatCATTAGAAGATGGAAACTATTATACCACTTGGTATGTGCAGTCAAATATCCAAAAGGGGGAAGTACTGCTTAAAGAAATACCTGTAAGCATTAAATACTCTCctttatttgtacattttatataGATAAATTTTTGAAGTACTAATTAGGcattaaattttttcaaatgcacaggtttgttggtttttttaatacactttaaTTGACTTTCTCAATTAAATGTGTTAGATAGAAAAAGGCAGAATTCCACATCTTACCGCTATCAATTCTGAGCATGTGCAAGGCTGTGTAGGACCCAGTTTCTCTGTATATACTGTTCCAGTTCCCAGTCATCTGTGTAGAAAGTGCACTGTGCTGCCCTCTGCCTACATCTTCAGCTCTGTCATTGCTTCCtggttggggtggggatggggtgggtcgggagggagggaggtataTTGGGAGGAGGGTGGGTCAAGGCAGAAGGAGAAGCTGTTGAAATGAGGGCCGTGAATTCAGTTTCTGTTGGTTTGCGgttgtgtttggttttgtttgtttcttaaaaaaaaaaattcaatcgGGCAGCTCCCTTTTCCACAAGCCTTTTTGTGACTGTAGAACTATTATagagaaaatgttcttttctatattataaaagaaattatcCAACACAGTAATATTGGTACCTGTCATTTTTtcacttctgtttaaaaaaaaaatgtatttttagcaAGATAACTTGGGTAAtcttctaaaaaagaaatttaaaaactcactgTTAGTGACTTTGATGCCTTTTAAAATAAgagctttttcatttcattccatctttaaaattttttatctttgttgtagaatattaaaaactattttaagaaagataaaaattctctttaaagAGATCTCTAGAGTGTGTGAATAGAGCTCCAGATGCCTCTAAAAGCCGCATGTACAAATGAAGCTGAGTCTATTCCTGTctgtttatatttgcttttcctGTTTTGTAACCTCTTTGTACTTCGTTCCTGGTGACTTGTAAGCTAAGGGGAAGGGGTGCCTAGATGCCTTTGTATTTCTCCATGTCATGCGCTCCTGGGCCAGTtggtttcccttcctctccttgtaTGTAatatcacttttttccccctttctagCAAGTACTTTCAAAAGAACTCTgtacattttaacataaaaaaaaataaattatgttgagCCATTTTGGATGTCTGTCTTGCATGTGGaatttttctcccaaatatttcaaattccatttctttgtctataTACAGAGACTTAAAAATATTAGCCTTTTCATGTTCCTCTTTACATGGCACGTATAAGTTCATGAGTTTTGCTTTGAAATTCCAGtcttcatttatatatatatatgtttaaatgcCAACAATATAgatggttttttccttttccaaagaaaatagtGTTATAAATTCACTTGGGATTTTTTTAGGGAAATCCATTTGAAAATCTTCTAAAAGGATTGCAATTCATCCAACCAAAGAAATGAGAGACAGTTGCAATAGCAAGTAGCTTCTAGACGTGGAACAAAGCAGTATTTTTTCTCATCTAAGTTTATCTGATTATGTAATCTAGGAAGTTTTGCCAGAAGTCAAGGTCTTGAACATTGGTCATCTGTTTTGATGTCTCCTGTACTTTCCTCTTATCCTTTAGAACTTTAGATATAAGGCAGATTCCAGAAAATCAGATTTAGCCTTGGGAAACTTACAGCTGCGTTGGGTAGGGAGGTGAGACAGGTACAAGTTTGAGTGGCCTCCGAACTTGATATGCTGCTCTTTCACACGGAGTTAGGAATTTAGGAATTAGGAAATGTACGTGAATAGTACCTATGGCAGATGTTTGTTCTAAACCTCGTGCCATTCAAGTTTTGGGCCATGTAATCG
This Equus quagga isolate Etosha38 chromosome 22, UCLA_HA_Equagga_1.0, whole genome shotgun sequence DNA region includes the following protein-coding sequences:
- the KAT6A gene encoding histone acetyltransferase KAT6A isoform X1, with the translated sequence MVKLANPLYTEWILEAIKKVKKQKQRPSEERICNAVSSSHGLDRKTVLEQLELSVKDGTILKVSNKGLNSYKDPDNPGRIALPKPRNHGKLDNKQNVDWNKLIKRALEGLAESGGSTLKSIERFLKGQKDVSALFGGSAASGFHQQLRLAIKRAIGHGRLLKDGPLYRLNTKATSVDGKESCESLCSLPPVSLLPHEKDKPVAEPIPICSFCLGTKEQNREKKPEELISCADCGNSGHPSCLKFSAELTVRVKALRWQCIECKTCSSCRDQGKNADNMLFCDSCDRGFHMECCDPPLTRMPKGMWICQICRPRKKGRKLLQKKAAQIKRRYANPIGRPKNRLKKQNTVSKGPFSKVRTGPGRGRKRKITLSSQSASSSEEGYLERIDGLDFCRDSSVPLKFNKKTKGLIDGLTKFFTPSPDGRKPRGEVVDYSEQYRIRKKGNRKSSTSDWPTDNQDGWDGKQESEERLFGSQEIMTEKDMELFRDIQEQALQKVGVTGPPDPQVRCPSVIEFGKYEIHTWYSSPYPQEYSRLPKLYLCEFCLKYMKSRTILQQHMKKCGWFHPPANEIYRKNNISVFEVDGNVSTIYCQNLCLLAKLFLDHKTLYYDVEPFLFYVLTQNDVKGCHLVGYFSKEKHCQQKYNVSCIMILPQYQRKGYGRFLIDFSYLLSKREGQAGSPEKPLSDLGRLSYMAYWKSVILECLYHQNDKQISIKKLSKLTGICPQDITSTLHHLRMLDYRSDQFVIIRREKLIQDHMAKLQLNLRPVDVDPECLRWTPVIVSNSVVSEEEEEEAEEGENEEPQCQERELETSVGKSASRENKEQDSYSSVESEKKPEVMAPASSTRLNKQVLPRDTLPANNQPSRRGRWGRKNRKTQERFDDKDSKLLLEETSAPQEQYGEHEEKSETSQEQYTESEEQLAASQEQPSQDGKPEIPKRRLSEGVELWRGQLKKGPAALKCRLPEGNDGLPRRYSDGDRALLRGFSESSEEEEEPESPRSTSPPVLTKPTLKRKKPILHRRRRVRKRKHHNSSVVTETISETTEVLDEPFEDSDSERPMPRLEPTFEIDEEEEEEDENELFSRGYFRHLSSQDVLRCRSSSKRKSKDEDDDEESDDADDTPILKPVSLLRKCDVKDSPLEPDTSTPMKKKKGWPKGKSRKPIHWKKRPGRKPGFKLNREIIPVSAQECIVESIVPIPKPGRKPKIQENEETVEPKEDLPLTEDRKEEMHVEAEEVEEGEEDTTSSEVRAASPVDSSNSPETEMKEPEVEEEEEKPRGLEEQRQSEEEQQELEEQEQEEEDEVTVETNRNEDHDADDEDDGHLESTKIKELEDQPVREDVKEEPGGQESFLDTSMQSSRENIKDKDETEPDSEEEQTSHETSVVSEHMPGSEDDHEEDSNSKEELIELKEEEEIPHSELDLETVQAVQSLTQEESNEHEGAYQDCEETLAACQTLQSYTQADEDPQMSMVEDCQASEHNSPISSVQSHPSQSVRSVSSPNVPALESGYTQISPEQGSLSAPSMQNMETSPMMDVPSVSDHSQQVVDSGFSDLGSIESTTENYENPSSYDSTMGGSICGNNSSQSSCSYGGLSSSSSLTQSSCVVTQQMANMGNSCSMIQQNNVQPATNCNIKSPQSCVVERPPSNQQQPPPPPPQQQQQQQQQQQQQQQQQQPAPQPPPPQQPQQPPPPQPQQPQPPPPPPQQPPLSQCSMNNSFTPAPMIMEIPESGSTGNISIYERIPGDFGAGSYSQPSATFSLAKLQQLTNTIMDPHAMPYSHSPAVTSYATSVSLSNTGLAQLAPSHPLAGTPQAQATMTPPPNLASTTMNLTSPLLQCNMSATNIGIPHTQRLQGQMPVKGHISIRSKSAPLPSAAAHQQQLYGRSPPAVAMQAGPRALAVQRGMNMGVNLMPTPAYNVNSMNMNTLNAMNSYRMTQPMMNSSYHSNPAYMNQTAQYPMQMQMGMMGSQAYTQQPMQPNPHGNMMYTGPSHHSYMNAAGVPKQSLNGPYMRR